Within the Salvia hispanica cultivar TCC Black 2014 chromosome 4, UniMelb_Shisp_WGS_1.0, whole genome shotgun sequence genome, the region CTATTAATAGTTTCTGCATATTTAGGTGGAGCTGGTTGATTTTGTCTTGCATCTTTTTAATATAGTTATCAGAATTCTGGCTACCAGAATCGAAGTTTTGTAATGTGATTCTGTGAATACtgtatgtttttcttatattGGGTTAGGTTGCATCTTGTAAAATAAGCGGGGGTGGTAGAGGAGGATGAAAGATAGCAGTCTCGCGTAGGTCAGGTCGGAGTTGAAGTGTAATTGTTCAGATTTCAGTTTTACTCTACAAGAAGTTGATATAGTTGAATATGTgaaattatactactagtatttatgaTCTCATTGCTATTCATCTGTtagtttttcaattatacAAGAAAGTTATTATGCATAGTTTATTAGGGGTAGGTGGTGTAACTTTTCAAATGATGAGCTTTCTAACAataaattgtcattttcatgAAGCATTACACGGCTTGAcaatttatattgttaattgcTATCCACAAGCCTCTAGAAAAAGTtattaggagtaatattttgggTACACTATACCTTAGTTACAGATGACAGTGGGTGCTCTTTTACCTCAAGTATTTTTagacaaattattttatgctCTTACCTTGAGCTGTTGTATTCTCTCTTTCATATACAGGTTGGATTTGCTGTGAATGGAACTataattttgacttttatgtGGGTTTTGAAAGCTTTTCTTCAGGTAATACCTTCGTAAATTTTGctttcattttagtttattgATAGTTTTTCCTAAAGtgataaatagaaatgaatcgtttcatcttttcttgattgtttgagatttttttacaGTGCTAGACTGATTCTAAGTTTGGCTAACTGGCCTTCGGAAAGGCACTTTATTGTTTGTCAAGTACAATCAACTAGATTTGGATTACATGCATAGCAGAGGTAGAGGGTTATTACTAAGATAGGGTGTACTGTTTTAGTGTTCGCTGTAGTCAGATGATAATTTTCTCCACTACGTTAAAAAGCTCCTTTAGTTTGGTCCTTGACTCCTTGCCATTGTTTTGACCTATtaggatttaaattaatattacgCGTTTTAAACATGTTGTATTTGACACTGATACATTGGTCATAGACTTGTAACAGTGCCTGAACTCTAAACAACAATAGGAGGGTGAGATTGTTGATTTTCTAGTCCCGTATAGCTTCCATTGATGGATGGGCAGACTTTTCTTGGTAGTATATCTACtgcataaataatatttagcCATATTCTTATGTGATAAATCACAAAGTTTTTCCCATTAGCCGAATATAGTTTCTGGGGCTCaaaatcttcatatttttccTGTGAGTGCTTTGTCCTCGAGAGAGGCCAAGTCTTGTATTTCTagaaaaacttgaagaagAGTTGTAATTTCGTTGATCCTTTATTCTCTACTGCATATAATTTCAGGTTATTTGCACGCTTGGGAGTGTAGTGTTCGTGAGTATTTtgattattcgtggaatatgGAGTGGGATCTCATACTTGCAGGAGAACCGTAGTTACAGAGCATATGAAGATGAGCCCCAGTCGTGGAATCGGTCTCAACCTGCAGCATAGGTATTGTGTTTTGCTCTGAGAGCAAGTTTCTTAATCTTAAACACGAAAGAATCATATTGATTCTGGAGCTTTGACTGAGGAAAAGATCCTTGGTGAAAAAATACACCAACTGAAAACTTTGTACCATCCAATTGTGTAGGAATTTTCGTTCATGCATTTTCTtcttaaaatgttaaaatttggTGTATTAGCCTTTTATTCATCtgttataagaaaataatcttTCCTCAGTTGGTGTATTATTCAATTCTGTAGGAATTTTCGTTCATTACAGGTCTAGATTACAACTTAAATACCTCTGAGTCACTCATTCATGAAACAACATTACCAGAATACATTCTATATTAAGTTCAACTTGAGAAATACATTCTATATTAAGTTCAACTTGAGAGAGTGATGCTTTTACACATTCTAAGTTGTAAGTTAAAGCAAAATTATAGGATCTTTGATGAAGTGGAAATGCTGCTATACACAAGTTCGCAGTCCTTCAATTTAGAGGGGGTGCAGTCTTATACATCCTCTCTTCTTCGAGTAATTCATAAGGGTCGACATATGGGGGCGGAGCTATCGGATGATCACGTCCATCGTGAACAAATTCTGTTCCAAAGTACTGCACCAGATCATGGAGGTCAGTTACATTAGTACTGAAAGTACTGAATATACATTAACACATTCATCTACCATTGTCATagcaaaaaaggaaaaaacaacTGCAGTAGTTCATTTCATGGACATAAGCCATTGTCTAATAAAACCGGTTACACTGCCCATAGctgaaataattataaagtCATTAGACAAAGTTCTGTGAACATGACCAAGATTATACTCCTAGATGGAATCAGGCCATTGACAAGAATATCCATTAGTGTGGAAATAGACCCGTAAAACAGAGATTGCAGAGAGCCTCTAAAACTCTACAAGAAGAAGTAAACCTGGTAAACATAAGGGGGAAAACTAATATCCTAATCATAGTCAAAGTCCTAAACAAGGAAGCCAACTTCTCCTTTGTCTTTTCAAAAACATAAGCAAtcaaaaaagaacaaaaagtGAGTCCGGTGCCTAGGCCTCAAAAGACCGAGGATCCAGCTCTAAATATAACTAGAACTCTAATTTGATAGCATAACAGGTGTGAGATAGAAGCTGAACTGAAGGACTTTTAGGGACATCTCAACATTTATGGCTGATGTAAGTTAGATATGTACATCTCACGTAAACGCTTCCATGGATTTCCACATTAAACGTTTTTGCTCCTTTTATCAAGATGATTTTGTCATCACGGCATACATGAAATTGCACATAATCGAATAACAATAATCTAGagaatatgaaaaagaaaaatccatGCTTTGAGAATCAATCGATAATGAAGTACTAAAAGCAAGTTGCATGAACACACAATGAACAAGAACAGGAGATTACCAGATATAGTGCAAGGAAAAGTGCAATATTTACAAGAATCAACGGCCAAAATGTCAGAAAAAATGTTCCTCCGAGGGTAAGCAGAAGTTTCCCACGCGGGATCAAACCCTACATTACGAGCAAAAAGTTCAAACAAATGCCAAGTAGAAATCATAAACCAGGAGGCTATTTCACTCCAAAGAAATATAAGACAAATCCATTTCTGAATGGCAAGAAGAAACCTAAATAAACATTCAATGACCTAGATCGGGAAACAAATACATCTAAAATTTGACTCCATAAAGTAGCAATTCAttgaataaatcaaaacagTAATCTTCCTACCTCAAGACCTTCACTATTAAGCGCCATGGACGTTTCCCTCTGACCGGTGAGGTTTGTTTCTGCACCAGTTGTGGTGCCATTTCTTCTTGAGTAACCCCAACCCCCATCTTCTTCCCTAAACTTCATCTCCTCATCCCTCACAACACCTGTGTTCTTTTCCTCAAGTAAAGAAGTGGGAGTCATCCCTCTTCTTCTTAGCTCCTTCATAAATAAAGACTCGGGAGGTTCTTCACCTGAGACATAAAGCCCCAAAAATGTTCACACGTCTGACAAAACAAGAGGAAACTAATCACAGGCATATGcagaatatttaattcaatttaagtTCTTTACAAATTAACagtaaaatctaaaaatagcTAACATCAAAGTTCCCATCTTTATGatcatagtaataaattatctGTTCCAAAtggtgaattttttttaaaaaaagaaaaaagaaaaaaaaaggttgcCCATACTCATACAGCAGAAATCCGCACCTACTTACCATTACTCTGTTTTCCACCGTCTTCTACTTTGCAATTAACCCTAAATCTTCTGTAATTATTAGCAATTCCTGAATTCCGTAGCCTAATTCGCCTTTTCTGCGAGCTGAAATCCGCGCGGAAACAGCCGATTTTGGACTGTGAATTTGATGGAGCTGATTTTAACAGCTGAAGGCAAGCCATTACAATTACGGGAAACGGAAATTCGAATTTGCAAACaataaatggatttatctgaGGTCACGCAATGATCAGTGGGAAATACGAAGTTTGATACGGAAGCGAAACAAAGCGTGAATGTGTAACCAAGAGGGCCGCACCCCTGGCGCATTGTAGAAAATGCGGGATCTGGGTGGCTATTCTGCGCCATGCGTTTGTTTTGTGGCCAGAAGGTAGGTGGTGTGGAGCCGTCGGATATCTGGAGAATGACGTGTCACATCAATCCCCCATAAAGCAAGATTTTAATTGCAAattacatcattattttaagACTAAAGGCTAAAATTAGccaaaactggtcctgaacatatgtccattttatgattttagtcgtacattttatcttttgaatttttggctctgaacatttcaactcgaATCATAATCGGTCCTACATTAACTGTTCCGTCTATATTTAACGAGCAACGGTACAAAAATCGGTCATACACTAACTATTTGTCTATATTTAACGGTCATCGTTATTAAATCCGGCTTTGGATGAGCGAAAAATGTCCAAGCAAGTCATGACTAAGTATCTGAAAATGGTGAAACCGTCTATATATAGATGGAAAAATGTCCAAGGAAGTTTGAAATTTCGCTTATCCGAAATCGGGTTTTAAACTGTTGACCGTTAAATATAGACGGAATAGTTAGTGTAGGATCTATTGTGATTCGAGTTGAAATTTTCAGGGggtaaaaattcaaaaaataaagtatatgacaaaaataataaaatgagttcACAACCAATTTTGGTTttactcttattttaattcaaattgtaaatgaatttaattataatctttattttattgcaaaatGTTACTCCATGCATAGAGTGTGAATGGAAGACTTAAACCGTCAGCTCGATTGACTATCACTGTCAGCCGTCAACAATGGTGTTTGCTGAAATGTCTTTCCAGAGATAGTGAGAGagctagagagagagatatggCTTTTGCCTCAGTGATTTGTCTCAAGAACACAATTGAGCGGCTCAcaaattcatccaaaatcGTGCTCCTTCCACCCTCTCAACAAATCATAGAATTTACCCACAAAAAGCTTCAATCTTTGCAAGAAATTCTCGAAAAATTGGACAGCAGCAGCAAGAGCTCCACCAGGAACAGAGTAAATGCTCTGGATGCAGAAATCAGAGACATTGTATCCAAATTCGAAGATGCACTCCATTTCCGCCTCTCGCGTCAGATTTCTTCACAATCTCAGCCAAACCATCCATCGAAATTCTCCATAGATCTGCAGGACCTTGCTCGTGATGTCGATTCGTTCATCGAAACGGCGGAGAAGATGGAGGAGCAGTACGCGAATCTGCTGGAGAATCTGCTGCCCGAGGGAGAAGACAAAGCTGCTGATTTTGACGGAAGCAAATCGAAGATGGTTGGATTATCCGATCTGTTCGGTAATTTCAAACGTATGTTCACCGTCCCCAACTATTTTGGGCTGCCGATTTTCGCTCTCGTCGGAATGGCGGGAATCGGTAAGACTACTCTTGCTAAGGAGATATATTATGATCCTCTGATTTTGAGCCATTTTGATTGCTGTGCTTGGGTTAAAGTAGGTAGAAAATGTGAATTGAGTGAAATCCCTTGGCACATTCTTGCTCAAGTAGATAAATCTtttggagatggagatggagatggagattgTGAAATGATAAATCAGcgtttatatgaatttttgaagGATAAAAGATACTTGATTGTGTTGGACGATGTGTGGGAAACGAAGGTTTGGGATTATTTGGAGTGTTGTTTTCCGAATAGCGATAATGGAAGAAGCCGGATCTTGATTACAACTAGGCTGATGGAAGTATGTGATCACTGCAATAGTAGAGCAAGAACTGTGCCTTTTCTGAATAAAGAGGAGAGTTGGGATCTTTTCTGGGAGAAGGTGTTTGGTGAGGAATGGTGCCCTCCTAAACTCGAGGAAGCGGGGAGGAAGATTGTGAAGCATTGTGATGGCCTTCCTCTCACTATAGTCAAAGTTGCGGAGCTCTTATCTAAAGTGGATATCACGGTTGAGTACTGGAATGAGGTGGCATCGGACAAAGAGAACTCTGTTTTCCTGGAGGTG harbors:
- the LOC125222049 gene encoding uncharacterized protein LOC125222049, with the protein product MACLQLLKSAPSNSQSKIGCFRADFSSQKRRIRLRNSGIANNYRRFRVNCKVEDGGKQSNGEEPPESLFMKELRRRGMTPTSLLEEKNTGVVRDEEMKFREEDGGWGYSRRNGTTTGAETNLTGQRETSMALNSEGLEGLIPRGKLLLTLGGTFFLTFWPLILVNIALFLALYLYFGTEFVHDGRDHPIAPPPYVDPYELLEEERMYKTAPPLN